The Cyclobacteriaceae bacterium DNA segment GGAATTGATGCCATCGTTATTGGATAAAGCCGGTGAGCTTGGATTGCTGGGGACATCTGTTCCACAAGAACTTGGCGGCTTCGGCATGGACTTCAATACGGCTATGCTGATCGCTGAAGTGTTGGGAGCAGGACATTCGTTTGCAGTGGCCATCTCGGCACACACCGGTATCGGTACATTGCCAATTCTCTATTATGGTAATGAAGAGCAAAAGAAAAAATATATTCCGAAACTTGCTTCAGGTGAATTTAAGGCAGCATACTGCTTAACAGAACCTGATTCAGGCTCTGATGCCAACTCCGGAAAGACAAAAGCCACGCTAAGTGCAGATGGAAAACATTACATCATCAACGGACAAAAAATGTGGATCACCAACGGTGGTTTTGCCGATGTGTATGTGGTGTTCGCCAAAATTGATAATGATAAAAACCTGAGTGCGTTTATTGTGGAGAAAGCCTTTGGTGGCATCACCATGAACGAGGAGGAGAAGAAGATGGGTATCAAGGGCTCATCAACCCGCCAGATTTTCTTTAACGATTGTAAAGTACCGGTTGAAAACTTGTTGAGTGAGCGTGAAAACGGTTTTAAGATTGCCGTTAATATTCTGAACATCGGAAGGATTAAATTGGGTGTTGCCGCAGTGGGTGGAAGCAAGATGTGCATTTCAACTGCAGTAAATTATTCGAAAGAGCGTAAGCAGTTCGGAACATCTATCGCAAACTTTGGGGCGATCAAACACAAAATTGCCGAAATGTGTACGAAGGTGTTTGCATCTGAGTCGGCACACTATCGGGCTTCGCAAAATATTGAAGATGCCTATCACGCGTTTATCGCAGGTGGTATGGAGCCAGGTAAGGCCAGGTTGAAATCGCTGGAGGAGTTCGCCATTGAATGTGCGATTCTGAAAGTGCACGGATCGGAAGTACTTGACTTTACCGTGGATGAAGGTGTTCAGATTTATGGAGGCATGGGCTTTTCGGCTGAAGGCCCGATGGATCGCGCGTACCGCGATGCCCGCATTAACCGGATATTTGAAGGCACCAACGAAATCAACCGTTTGCTTACCATCGATATGATTTTGAAACGCGCGATGAAAGGTACGCTCGACCTGATGAATCCTGCTATGGCGGTGCAGAAGGAATTAATGTCTATTCCGGATTTCGGAGCAAGCGAAGAGGAAGGCGTTTTTGTAAAAGAGAAAAAAGTGCTGGCCAATTTGAAGAAAGCCGGTCTGATGGTAGCAGGTGCAGCGGTACAAAAGTTCATGATGAAACTTTCGGACGAGCAGGAAATACTCATGAACCTGGCCGACATGCTGATTGAAGGATATGTAGCTGAGTCAACATTGTTACGTGTGGAGAAACTGATCAGTCAGCGTGGTGAACAAGCCTGCGAACTTCAAAAAGAGATGGCTATGATTTACCTGCACCATGCTGTGAACAAGGCGGCCTCAGCAGGCCGTGAAGCTATTGCCTCGTTTGCTGAAGGCGATGAGCAACGCTTAATGCTGATGGGATTGAAGCGCTTTACCAAGATAGAAGCCTATAACCTGAAAGAGGCAAGAAGAAAGGTGGCGAACCATGTGATTGAAAAAGGAGCGTATCCTTTTTAATAAAGAATAGAACCGGAGGAGGTTGTTACAAAAGTATTTTCTTTTGAGACAGCCTCTTTTTTTTATTGTACCGTGTGAATCAGCGCTTTTAAATCACTTTCGCGTAAAGGCTCAGTTGCTTCCTTACCGGTTGGGTTAATGGCTTCACTGTTTTTATCCAACAAAATAAACGAAGGCGCTTTCCTTATTCTGAATTCCTTGGCCAGGTCTGATTTACTGCCAATCCTGTAGTTGATGATTCCATCAGCAAACAAGTTATACCGGTTAACGAATTGATTCCACATTACCGGATCATCATCGAGCGAAAGCATAACCACTGTTAGGTTATTTCGAAAGGCACGTTGAAATCGCTTGGCCTCTTCCAGTTGCTGAAGGCACGTAAGATTACACGTGCTATTCCAGAACACGAGGTACAGCGGTTGTTTTCCCTGATTAAAATCACGAAACCAGTTAAATTTTTCCTCACTGTCATTTCCTCCATCGGAGGTGCTCCACTCGTATTTCTGATACCGTACAAATTGGGCATTCAATGAAGTGCCACCACCCAGGTCGCGGATAATTTCATCTTCAAGCGGGGTGGTTTTTAGTATCGTAGCGTTCTTCCAAAAAGCGGAGTCGTATGGAATTTTAAGCAACTCTTCTTTGCCCGGCAATTTTCCAACAAAACTTTGCTGCGGATCGTGTAGAATCTCAGTTGCTACCAACTCAACATGGTACAGGTGTGAACCGCCATCCACAAAATGACTTTCGCCTTCTTGAATGAAGTGATACGGATAATATTTGTCTTCGTACTTCCGGTAAAACGCTGCGGTTTCAATGGTGTGTGTTCCGTAGGTTTTTGTTTGTTCAGTTTTAACTATGGCATGTGTATCCGTTGTGATGTATAACGTGCCGGTAGCATGCGGCTGCTTGCGATAGCCCGATGTTGTCAGCACGGAATCTTCTTTGCTGATGTATCCAATCAGGTAAACCTCCTGCCCATCGTGAACGGTAATCGCATCGTAAGAAAAGGTATAATAATTAAAATCGGCTTTGAGATTACTGACCGTGTTATAAAAATCAATTTGTTCTTTTTTCTGGCGATGTTGGTAGCCAACAATATCGGCATGAAGAATATTTCCAATCCCGATAGGTTCGTGCCCTTGTGCGGCAACAGTTTTGTCCAGACTTCTGCGCAGTTGTGTTACGCGTATTTCTTCCCGCTCACCCGCTGTGGTTTGCGTGCCCTTGTAGCCGTAAGGCTTCCACACATCTACAAAAGCTTCAATCAACCGGCCATAGGCATCATCATCTTTACAATAATGCCGATAGAAAAATTTTTGAAGGTGTGGTGTGTTGTCGTAATTGTGCTTCACGTTGGCCAGCGCTTTACGAACAATCTTTGCCGGATCAACGGGCTTGCGTTTGGTTACAATGATTTCGCGCAACTGAACAATGGTGGGTTTAAGTTCAATCAACTTCAGGGCTTCAATTGAGTTGATCAATTGCGACTCATAGCCAACACAAGAAATTTTTATGGAAAAGGTCTCGGCAACAGATATTGAAAACTGTCCGTTCAGGTTAGAACTGGTTCCCTTTGATGTACCCACAATACCGATAGATGCAAAAGGTACCGGCTCACCGGTTTGTTTATCCACCACACGGCCCTCTACAACCTGCTGCGAAAATGCAGGTAAGCTGAACATCAAAATCAGCAGGAACCAATAAAATTTACTTCTTCTCAAAACTAGTTTAGGTTCTGGCTTTCAAGGCCAATTGCAATATGGCAAATGTTAACCGATTAAAAATCGTTCAAAGTACCACTGGTTAATGATTAAAATCAGCGGGGCAAGTCCCACAAAAACGTACACAACTGGTGTTCAGATGCGAACGAAAGCCGCATCCAAAAATCTGGTTTTCCCTTAAAATTGAACGCAAAGCGCATTTTTTAAAAGTGGAAGGATTTTGGCAGGCGAATACTCAAAAATTGCAACAACAATGGCCAAATCTACCTCCACCGTACTCATTGTTATTTTATTGATACTGACTTTTCCGATATGGATCGGCCTGGCCGGAGGCATATTTGGACTGGTCATGGGTTTATTCGGTGCGGCTGTTGGCCTTATTGCCGGAATTTTTGGAGCGATTGGCGGAATATTGGGCGCCATCTTCGGTGTGATCGGAGAATTTTTCAGCTGGATTTTTGGCGGAATATTCGACTGCGATTTTTACTCTCCATATGTTTCGTTTCCAAGACCGATCACCCTGTTGCTGATTATTTTGGTGGCGGTTTTGATTATGCGGTCACGCAATCAGCCGGCTAAGTAGAAGGATGCCGGTTGTATAACGCAGGATTTAAAAAATAGTGACTGTACACCGGGTACCTGCGAATGGCTTTTAGCACGGGGCGCTTGCCTTCAGCAAACTCCACTTTGTAGTAAAACTCAAAACCTTTTTCAACCTGTATTTCCCTGCGTACCATGTACCACACTTTGTCGTATGGGTTGAGTACTTTTACTTCTACTTTAAATTTTCCAGGATTGCTTTTAATGCGCACAAACTTTTCAGGTTGCTTGTTGAAAAGTTTTCCGTTGATATAAACCTGCATGGAAGAAGCTTTAGCCGTTTGAATAGCGATGCTGGAAGAGTATCCCCACGCAAAAGCAGTGCTGCAAACCAAAACCAGAAATGTTGCCAACTTCTTCATAAACCAACTGTTTTGTTACTATAGGCAAGCTTCATGCCAGCCAACAACCACTTGTTTATTCAACGAAAAAAGTGAGTTCTAAGTTATATAAAGGCCAAAACTGTATTTTATGATCCGGATCATTCTATGCGCAATTCACGCTTAAATCCCATAATAAAATTTTGCAGTCCCTTTTGCCAGCTTACATCAGCATCCCATTTGGTGCCTAGAAATACGTTGTTAAACTCAATCTGACGAAAGTAAAATTTATACACCGGTGTTTCTGCCGGTATAGTTTTTACACGCTCAACACCATTATCATAGGTAACCGAAACCAGGGCGGTTTCTCCCTCGCGAACTTCGTAGCCCAAAAGCGCTTTGGCTGTTGGTCCGCGTGAGTGAACAAACCGAAGGATGTAAAACAGACCCTGTTTGCGTAACTCCGGTTCAGGAATATCGGCATCAACCAATTTATATTTGAATGGATACGACTTCATGATTTCTTCCAGCTCTGCATCACGATCATCACCAAATTTCTGAACAGCTAACCCATCAACTTTCAAATCGGTGGCAAAGGCTTCGGTTCGCCTTGCGGTGAATATGTTTACGTTCAGGTTTAATTCAGGCACTTCGCTGATCAACAGGTTTTCCTTCTTGTATGTATTTAGCGCCTGACTGTACAGT contains these protein-coding regions:
- a CDS encoding carboxypeptidase-like regulatory domain-containing protein; the encoded protein is MRRSKFYWFLLILMFSLPAFSQQVVEGRVVDKQTGEPVPFASIGIVGTSKGTSSNLNGQFSISVAETFSIKISCVGYESQLINSIEALKLIELKPTIVQLREIIVTKRKPVDPAKIVRKALANVKHNYDNTPHLQKFFYRHYCKDDDAYGRLIEAFVDVWKPYGYKGTQTTAGEREEIRVTQLRRSLDKTVAAQGHEPIGIGNILHADIVGYQHRQKKEQIDFYNTVSNLKADFNYYTFSYDAITVHDGQEVYLIGYISKEDSVLTTSGYRKQPHATGTLYITTDTHAIVKTEQTKTYGTHTIETAAFYRKYEDKYYPYHFIQEGESHFVDGGSHLYHVELVATEILHDPQQSFVGKLPGKEELLKIPYDSAFWKNATILKTTPLEDEIIRDLGGGTSLNAQFVRYQKYEWSTSDGGNDSEEKFNWFRDFNQGKQPLYLVFWNSTCNLTCLQQLEEAKRFQRAFRNNLTVVMLSLDDDPVMWNQFVNRYNLFADGIINYRIGSKSDLAKEFRIRKAPSFILLDKNSEAINPTGKEATEPLRESDLKALIHTVQ
- a CDS encoding acyl-CoA dehydrogenase family protein translates to MSTAVETKNAIKGGEFLIRETQAHEIFIPEEFNEEQLMIKQQCEDFLKKEIHPRLDEIDSMKHPELMPSLLDKAGELGLLGTSVPQELGGFGMDFNTAMLIAEVLGAGHSFAVAISAHTGIGTLPILYYGNEEQKKKYIPKLASGEFKAAYCLTEPDSGSDANSGKTKATLSADGKHYIINGQKMWITNGGFADVYVVFAKIDNDKNLSAFIVEKAFGGITMNEEEKKMGIKGSSTRQIFFNDCKVPVENLLSERENGFKIAVNILNIGRIKLGVAAVGGSKMCISTAVNYSKERKQFGTSIANFGAIKHKIAEMCTKVFASESAHYRASQNIEDAYHAFIAGGMEPGKARLKSLEEFAIECAILKVHGSEVLDFTVDEGVQIYGGMGFSAEGPMDRAYRDARINRIFEGTNEINRLLTIDMILKRAMKGTLDLMNPAMAVQKELMSIPDFGASEEEGVFVKEKKVLANLKKAGLMVAGAAVQKFMMKLSDEQEILMNLADMLIEGYVAESTLLRVEKLISQRGEQACELQKEMAMIYLHHAVNKAASAGREAIASFAEGDEQRLMLMGLKRFTKIEAYNLKEARRKVANHVIEKGAYPF